AGAGCATATCAAAACAAAGATTAAAATTGAAGTCAATAAAACTTACTCATAATTTTATTGATAATTTATGTGAATTGACGGTTGAGGTATTCTACTAAAATTAATTTGATTCTAAATAAAATATAGTGTAACTTTATAAAAAAAGTTAAAATAGCTATGTTAAACTTTAATTACACTTATTTATGAAATTACGTCGTATTGCCTACACTAGTAAGGCTACTGTAGAGTTTACTAAGCGTGATTTATTAGATTTACTTCACGATTCTAGAGCCTATAATACCTTAGATAATATTAGCGGAGTGCTAATTCATAAAGAGGGATATTTTCTTCAGATTTTAGAAGGAGAACCTAAAGACCTTAATGATCTTTTAGCTCGCCTTCGTAAAGATACTAGACATACCGAATTTAAAATTATTGATGATCGTTTGGTAGATAAACGAATGTTTTTAAACTGGGCCATGGGTTGTGCAGATTTTGACGATCCTTCTTTAAGCATGATTCCCGGAGTTCGTAGTGGTTTAACAAACCCAGAAGTTATGGAAAGCCTTATTAACAGGCTACCAGAAGTTGCCACTTATTTACATGACAATTTAACCTATCAACAAATAAATGGTGTAGAAACAACAGAAAATAATTAAGATTCTTTTTAAAAAGTGAAATAGAATTTTTTATGTTTCTATTTAATATCCTAAACTTTTTAATAAATAATCCGGACAACGAGTTGGTTTCATCGTTTTAGAATTCATAAAAGCTAAAACAGAACTGCCTGTGCAAATAATTTCATTATTCTGGTTTACAATTTCATATTCAAATTCAATTTTAACCATTGGCTTTTTTCTTAAATAAGTTTTTATAGTTAAAACATCGTCATAGAATGCAGATTTAAT
The nucleotide sequence above comes from Polaribacter butkevichii. Encoded proteins:
- a CDS encoding BLUF domain-containing protein, whose product is MKLRRIAYTSKATVEFTKRDLLDLLHDSRAYNTLDNISGVLIHKEGYFLQILEGEPKDLNDLLARLRKDTRHTEFKIIDDRLVDKRMFLNWAMGCADFDDPSLSMIPGVRSGLTNPEVMESLINRLPEVATYLHDNLTYQQINGVETTENN
- a CDS encoding acyl-CoA thioesterase, producing MKNSSTKTRIRYSETDQMGVVYHGNYAQFFELGRTEWLRSLGVTYKDMEISGIMLPVISINFNFIKSAFYDDVLTIKTYLRKKPMVKIEFEYEIVNQNNEIICTGSSVLAFMNSKTMKPTRCPDYLLKSLGY